In Ascaphus truei isolate aAscTru1 chromosome 7, aAscTru1.hap1, whole genome shotgun sequence, one genomic interval encodes:
- the MSTN gene encoding growth/differentiation factor 8, with translation MIELRVCSYIYLCMMVVLSPVDLNDSNQATDKDTLCSACTWRQNSKSSRLEAIKIQILSKLRLEQAPNISRDAIKHLLPKAPPLQDLIDQYDVQRDDSSEVSLEDDDYHATTETIITMPTEPDFPTTEKQKCCFFKFSSIIQYNKIAKAQLWVYLKPFQKRTTVVVQIFRLIKPLKDGTRYTGIRSLKLEMNPGSGIWQSIDVKTVLQNWLKQPESNLGIEIKACDENGRDLPVTYHGSNEDGLNPFMEVKVMDTPKRSRRDFGLDCDEHSTESRCCRYPLTVDFEAFGWDWIIAPKRYKANYCSGECGIVFLQKYPHTHLVQQANPRGSAGPCCTPTKMSPINMLYFNENEQIIYGKIPAMVVDRCGCS, from the exons ATGATAGAGTTAAGAGTGTGTAGTTATATTTACCTGTGTATGATGGTTGTATTGAGCCCAGTGGATCTGAACGACAGCAATCAAGCTACAGATAAAGATACCTTGTGCAGTGCATGTACCTGGAGACAGAACAGCAAGTCTTCAAGACTAGAAGCTATAAAAATCCAAATCCTTAGCAAACTGCGACTGGAGCAGGCGCCTAACATTAGCAGGGATGCTATAAAACATCTTTTGCCCAAAGCTCCACCGCTGCAAGACCTGATTGACCAGTATGATGTCCAGAGAGATGACAGCAGTGAGGTGTCTTTGGAAGATGATGATTATCATGCCACCACTGAAACTATCATTACAATGCCTACGGAAC cTGATTTTCCGACAACAGAGAAACAAAAATGTTGCTTCTTTAAATTCAGCTCTATAATTCAATACAATAAAATAGCAAAGGCACAACTCTGGGTATATCTGAAACCATTCCAGAAACGCACCACTGTAGTTGTACAAATCTTCAGACTCATCAAGCCTTTGAAAGATGGCACAAGATATACTGGAATCCGGTCACTGAAACTTGAGATGAACCCAGGTTCTGGAATCTGGCAGAGCATTGATGTGAAAACTGTGCTGCAAAACTGGCTAAAACAACCTGAATCCAACCTAGGCATTGAAATCAAAGCATGTGATGAAAATGGACGTGATCTTCCAGTAACCTACCATGGTTCAAATGAAGATGGACTG AATCCATTTATGGAGGTAAAGGTTATGGATACACCAAAGAGATCCCGAAGAGATTTTGGCCTCGACTGTGATGAGCATTCAACAGAATCTCGGTGTTGTCGTTATCCACTAACGGTGGATTTTGAAGCTTTTGGATGGGACTGGATTATTGCACCAAAAAGATATAAAGCCAACTATTGCTCCGGGGAATGTGGAATTGTGTTTCTGCAAAAATATCCCCACACCCATCTTGTTCAGCAAGCAAACCCAAGAGGTTCAGCAGGCCCCTGTTGCACCCCAACCAAAATGTCCCCAATCAATATGTTGTATTTCAATGAAAATGAACAAATCATTTATGGAAAAATTCCAGCCATGGTGGTAGATCGTTGTGGGTGCTCATGA